From a region of the Drosophila ananassae strain 14024-0371.13 chromosome XL, ASM1763931v2, whole genome shotgun sequence genome:
- the LOC6503114 gene encoding delta-like protein C produces the protein MWPEKETTLLLITFMVLPGGESFRRNFEARQSTNSNIPLWKQRACEKSQKQKQSVHYVCDEKGDFKCLPGWQGDLCQVPMCRRGCDPMNGYCQRPGECRCRIGYSGEMCDQCIPLPGCQHGGCTKPFECICKPGWAGLFCTEPTCRSGCHSTRGYCEAPGECRCRIGYGGRTCTECATMPGCQHGTCNKPLECLCLPGYTGLLCQTPLCDPDCSKQHGYCRKPGECRCKVGWTGSQCDKCFPYPGCANGDCEAPWECNCHPGWGGMLCDEKLTYCQDNPETCENEGKCISLSREDGSYRCQCRQGYLGKNCEIRDDFLLTSVAPPRITPPTPTTPPTLTPTATADSDLNLEGTGVVEKLPSGANEPEPETERRTNDTTTMAQATGNVTTGGEGEATLKLATGAGSHNATNEALSAITTAAPPPHPPLQPPRSTSPIIKGNATSVAGPSSGVQEPTKGTLVAVATAASSVAPNKDKQPVAGAAVEQEEEDDEDDEEDEDEDEEYEEEDEDEDDEEDDSDQLIPNII, from the exons ATGTGGCCCGAGAAAGAGACAACTCTGCTCCTCATCACCTTCATGGTGCTGCCAGGAGGTGAGTCCTTCCGACGCAATTTCGAGGCACGCCAGAGCACCAACTCCAATATTCCGCTTTGGAAACAGAGG GCCTGTGAGAAatcccaaaaacaaaagcaaagtgTGCACTACGTCTGCGACGAGAAGGGCGACTTCAAGTGCCTCCCTGGGTGGCAGGGGGATCTCTGCCAGGTGCCGATGTGCCGGCGGGGATGTGATCCCATGAACGGCTACTGCCAGCGCCCGGGGGAGTGCAGGTGCCGCATCGGCTACAGCGGGGAGATGTGCGACCAGTGCATCCCCCTGCCGGGCTGCCAGCACGGCGGCTGCACCAAGCCCTTCGAATGCATCTGCAAGCCGGGATGGGCGGGTCTCTTCTGCACTGAAC CCACCTGCCGGAGTGGCTGCCACAGCACGCGAGGCTACTGCGAGGCACCGGGAGAGTGCCGCTGCCGTATCGGATACGGAGGACGCACTTGCACCGAATGCGCCACCATGCCGGGCTGCCAGCACGGCACTTGCAACAAGCCCCTGGAGTGCCTCTGCCTGCCGGGCTATACGGGCCTGCTGTGCCAGACAC CCCTTTGTGATCCGGATTGCAGCAAACAGCACGGCTACTGCCGTAAGCCTGGAGAGTGCCG CTGCAAAGTGGGCTGGACGGGAAGCCAGTGCGACAAGTGCTTCCCATATCCGGGATGTGCCAATGGGGACTGCGAGGCGCCGTGGGAGTGCAACTGCCACCCGGGATGGGGTGGCATGCTCTGCGACGAGA AACTCACCTACTGCCAGGATAATCCGGAGACGTGTGAGAACGAGGGAAAATGCATATCCCTGAGCCGCGAGGACGGGAGCTATCGGTGCCAGTGCCGACAGGGGTATCTGGGCAAGAACTGTGAGATTCGGGATGACTTTTTATTGACCTCGGTGGCGCCGCCGCGTATCACTCCACCCACTCCAACCACTCCACCCACACTCACACCCACTGCCACGGCAGACTCTGATTTGAATTTGGAGGGAACAGGTGTTGTGGAAAAGTTGCCGTCGGGAGCTAacgagccggagccggagacGGAGCGCCGGACAAATGATACCACAACTATGGCACAGGCCACAGGCAACGTGACGACCgggggggagggggaggcTACGCTGAAGCTGGCAACTGGAGCTGGCAGCCACAATGCGACTAATGAAGCGTTAAGCGCCATCACAACTGCTGCTCCGCCACCACATCCTCCACTGCAGCCACCGCGCTCCACCTCGCCAATCATAAAGGGGAACGCAACAAGTGTGGCGGGACCATCGTCAGGAGTCCAGGAGCCAACAAAGGGGACActagtggcagtggcaacagCTGCATCCTCCGTGGCACCCAACAAGGATAAACAGCCAGTGGCGGGGGCAGCGgtggagcaggaggaggaggacgacgaggatgatgaggaggatgaggatgaggacgaGGAgtacgaggaggaggacgaggacgaggacgacgaggaggacgaCAGCGATCAACTCATACCAAATATAATATAG